Part of the Syntrophales bacterium genome, AGGTCGGCGGCAACAGTGTCGATTTTTCGGCCTAGTTCATACCGGACGTCGTCAATTTTCTTGTCGAGTTTGTCATGCACGTCGTCAATTTTCTTGTCGAGTTTGTCATGAAAGTCGTCAATTTTCTTGTCGAGTTTGTCATGCACGTCGTCAATTTTCTTGTCGAGTTTGTCATGCACGTCGTCAATTTTCTTGTTCAGCGCCCCTACCTTGAAGTCAACTAAATTAATCTTTTCACATAGTTCTTCTCTGGTATCCCTGATTTCCT contains:
- a CDS encoding apolipoprotein A1/A4/E family protein, translated to MEKDHLEILLEDIRGKFELVLEGHDALHKEIRDTREELCEKINLVDFKVGALNKKIDDVHDKLDKKIDDVHDKLDKKIDDFHDKLDKKIDDVHDKLDKKIDDVRYELGRKIDTVAADLTAHRRDTEAHSPVYRVKE